Proteins co-encoded in one Listeria ivanovii subsp. ivanovii genomic window:
- a CDS encoding FxsA family protein: MRKFILYWALYGLIELIIYVWLFQVIGFLPLLIIQVASTAFGIFIIKRLGGNLFRNLRDGRTVAPYLLDSICFFIAGFLLIIPGLMTTVLGLLLFIPFSRKILKPRVTKWIGNQKKHTQYYYFDM; encoded by the coding sequence ATGAGAAAATTTATCCTTTATTGGGCCTTATATGGTTTAATAGAATTAATTATTTACGTGTGGCTCTTCCAAGTAATTGGTTTTTTGCCACTTCTTATTATCCAAGTTGCTTCAACGGCTTTTGGTATCTTTATTATCAAACGTCTAGGTGGCAATTTATTTCGAAATTTGCGTGATGGACGCACAGTAGCGCCATATTTATTAGATAGTATCTGCTTTTTTATTGCTGGCTTTTTACTGATTATTCCAGGGCTTATGACAACCGTACTTGGACTACTCCTATTTATCCCGTTTTCTCGCAAAATATTAAAGCCAAGAGTAACCAAATGGATTGGAAACCAAAAGAAACATACCCAATATTATTATTTTGATATGTAA
- a CDS encoding acetyl-CoA carboxylase carboxyltransferase subunit alpha, whose amino-acid sequence MPSEMEFEKPILELKSKIADLKEYNETSDVDLSNEIEKLEKRLAKLEASIYSNMTAWDKFQVARHPERPTTLDYIPLLFEDFMELHGDRAFGDDAAIVGGIATFKGTPVTVIGHQRGKDTKDNLHRNFGMPHPEGFRKALRLMKQADKFGRPIICFIDTKGAYPGRAAEERGQSEAIARNLYEMSDMKVPIISIVIGEGGSGGALALGVGNQIFMLENAVFSVISPEGAAAILWKDAGQAKKAAESMRITAGDLYELHITDGIIPEVKGGAHRDLAAQAEEINKTITKSLHALMAFSEEQLIEQRYEKFKKIGVYETL is encoded by the coding sequence ATGCCGAGTGAAATGGAATTTGAAAAGCCAATTTTAGAATTAAAAAGTAAAATTGCCGATTTAAAAGAATACAACGAAACTTCCGATGTCGATTTATCGAATGAAATCGAAAAGTTAGAAAAACGTCTAGCTAAGTTAGAAGCGAGCATTTACAGTAACATGACTGCATGGGATAAGTTCCAAGTTGCCCGTCATCCAGAACGACCTACCACGCTAGATTACATCCCGCTTTTATTTGAAGATTTCATGGAACTTCATGGTGACCGTGCATTTGGTGATGATGCAGCTATCGTTGGTGGAATTGCGACATTCAAGGGTACTCCTGTTACTGTCATTGGGCATCAACGTGGTAAAGATACAAAAGATAATTTGCATCGTAATTTTGGAATGCCACATCCAGAAGGTTTCCGTAAAGCACTTCGCTTGATGAAACAAGCGGATAAATTTGGTCGACCAATTATTTGTTTTATTGATACAAAAGGAGCCTATCCTGGCCGTGCAGCCGAAGAACGTGGGCAAAGTGAAGCAATTGCTAGAAACCTTTACGAAATGAGCGATATGAAAGTACCAATCATTTCTATAGTTATTGGTGAAGGTGGGAGCGGTGGTGCACTTGCTTTAGGTGTCGGTAATCAGATATTTATGCTTGAAAATGCGGTTTTCTCAGTTATATCACCAGAAGGAGCAGCAGCAATCTTATGGAAAGATGCTGGTCAAGCAAAAAAAGCAGCTGAATCCATGCGCATCACAGCAGGAGATTTGTATGAGCTCCATATTACAGATGGAATCATTCCAGAAGTCAAAGGTGGAGCACATCGCGACTTAGCTGCTCAAGCAGAAGAAATTAATAAAACCATTACCAAATCGTTACATGCTTTAATGGCGTTTTCCGAAGAGCAATTAATCGAGCAACGTTATGAAAAATTCAAGAAAATCGGCGTGTACGAAACTTTATAA
- the accD gene encoding acetyl-CoA carboxylase, carboxyltransferase subunit beta, whose product MLGDLFTKPKKRKYATIPSDSTKADVPEGIMTKCPECKKIMYTKELQKNLMVCNYCGFHHPIGAKVRIDMLVDEDSFEELDANLTTANPLGFENYMDRIEKDKQKTGLKEAIVTGHATMDGNPLVIAVMDSRFRMASMGSVVGEKILRAVEEADKTNKPFVIFTASGGARMQEGMISLMQMAKTSAAFKRFSNHGGLVITVMTHPTTGGVSASFASLGDYNFAEPGALIGFAGRRVIEQTVREELPEDFQTSEFLLKHGQLDDCISRLDLQKKLSFILKIHAKTPETGGESDAE is encoded by the coding sequence TTGCTAGGAGACTTGTTTACAAAACCAAAAAAGAGAAAATATGCCACAATTCCTTCTGATAGTACAAAAGCGGATGTTCCAGAAGGCATTATGACAAAATGTCCAGAATGTAAAAAAATAATGTATACCAAAGAATTGCAAAAAAACTTGATGGTATGCAATTATTGTGGTTTTCATCATCCAATTGGGGCAAAAGTAAGAATTGATATGCTTGTTGATGAGGATTCTTTTGAAGAACTCGATGCTAATTTAACTACAGCCAATCCACTTGGTTTTGAAAATTATATGGATCGAATCGAAAAAGATAAGCAAAAAACAGGTTTGAAAGAAGCAATTGTTACTGGCCATGCGACAATGGATGGAAATCCGTTAGTTATTGCTGTAATGGATTCTCGCTTTAGAATGGCAAGTATGGGTTCTGTCGTCGGCGAAAAAATTCTTCGTGCGGTAGAAGAAGCAGATAAGACAAATAAACCTTTTGTTATATTTACTGCTTCAGGTGGCGCTCGGATGCAAGAAGGGATGATTTCTCTTATGCAAATGGCAAAAACCTCAGCAGCATTCAAACGGTTCAGCAACCATGGCGGATTAGTAATCACCGTAATGACCCACCCGACAACTGGGGGAGTCTCTGCTAGTTTTGCTTCTCTTGGCGATTATAATTTTGCAGAACCAGGAGCACTTATCGGTTTCGCTGGACGCCGAGTGATTGAACAAACTGTCCGGGAAGAGCTACCAGAGGACTTCCAAACATCTGAATTTTTGCTTAAACATGGGCAATTAGATGATTGTATTTCGCGACTTGATTTGCAAAAAAAATTAAGCTTTATTTTAAAAATCCACGCGAAAACACCTGAAACAGGAGGTGAATCTGATGCCGAGTGA
- a CDS encoding DUF441 domain-containing protein produces the protein MFTESMLFLLLFLLLGLIAKNNSLVIAVAVVILLKLFHVDGKVMEVIQVKGINWGVTIITIAILIPIATGQIGFKDLIDSFKSAAGWIGLGAGIAVSILAKKGVGYMAVDPQVTVSLVFGTILAVVLFRGVAAGPVIAAGIAYIAMQVVAFIK, from the coding sequence ATGTTTACAGAAAGCATGTTGTTTTTACTTCTTTTTTTACTTCTTGGGCTGATAGCAAAAAATAACTCGCTCGTTATTGCAGTAGCAGTAGTAATCTTATTAAAGCTTTTTCATGTTGACGGCAAAGTGATGGAAGTCATTCAAGTAAAAGGAATCAACTGGGGCGTAACGATTATTACGATTGCGATTTTAATTCCAATAGCAACTGGTCAAATTGGCTTTAAAGATTTAATTGATTCTTTTAAATCAGCTGCTGGTTGGATTGGTCTTGGAGCTGGGATAGCTGTTTCCATTTTGGCGAAAAAGGGTGTTGGCTATATGGCTGTTGATCCACAAGTGACTGTCTCGCTCGTATTCGGAACTATTTTAGCAGTAGTTCTGTTCAGAGGAGTTGCAGCTGGGCCGGTAATCGCTGCTGGAATTGCTTATATTGCGATGCAGGTGGTTGCCTTCATAAAATAA
- the pfkA gene encoding 6-phosphofructokinase yields MKRIAILTSGGDAPGMNAATRAVVRKAIYEGLEVYGINYGFLGLVNGDIRKLELGSVGDLLHRGGTFLYSARYPEFATEEGQLKGIEQLKKHQIDGLVVIGGDGSYHGAEALTKRGFPTIGIPGTIDNDISGTDFTIGFDTALNTVLDALDKIRDTATSHERTFIIEVMGRDAGDIALWSGLAGGAEAIIVPEESFNMDDVVDRLNKGRERGKKHSIIVVAEGVMSGNEFAKQLAEYGDYHARVTVLGHVQRGGSPTAFDRVLASRLGARAVELLLENRGGLAVGIRENRIVENNIGEILKEKHTLDQKLFDLASILSI; encoded by the coding sequence ATGAAACGAATTGCAATTTTAACAAGTGGAGGAGACGCTCCAGGTATGAATGCAGCCACTCGTGCTGTTGTACGTAAAGCAATCTATGAAGGACTTGAAGTTTATGGAATTAACTATGGCTTTTTAGGATTAGTCAATGGAGATATTCGTAAACTAGAATTAGGTTCCGTTGGTGATTTACTTCATCGCGGTGGAACATTCCTATATTCTGCAAGATATCCTGAATTTGCTACAGAAGAAGGACAACTTAAAGGAATTGAGCAACTGAAGAAACATCAAATCGATGGTTTAGTTGTTATCGGTGGAGACGGATCTTACCACGGAGCAGAGGCGCTAACAAAACGTGGCTTCCCAACTATTGGTATCCCGGGAACGATTGATAATGATATTTCTGGTACAGATTTTACGATTGGTTTTGATACTGCGCTTAACACAGTTCTTGATGCATTAGATAAAATCCGTGATACAGCAACAAGTCATGAACGTACTTTTATTATTGAAGTAATGGGTCGTGACGCTGGAGATATCGCACTTTGGTCTGGTCTTGCTGGCGGTGCGGAAGCTATTATCGTTCCAGAAGAAAGTTTCAACATGGATGATGTCGTGGATCGTTTGAACAAAGGTCGCGAACGTGGTAAAAAACATAGCATTATCGTAGTTGCAGAAGGCGTTATGTCTGGTAACGAATTTGCTAAACAATTAGCTGAATATGGTGATTATCATGCACGTGTTACTGTTTTAGGGCATGTTCAACGTGGTGGTAGTCCAACTGCTTTTGACCGTGTACTTGCAAGTCGTCTTGGGGCGCGCGCAGTAGAATTATTGTTAGAAAACCGCGGAGGATTAGCAGTTGGAATCCGTGAAAATAGAATTGTCGAAAATAACATTGGTGAAATTTTGAAAGAAAAACACACACTTGATCAAAAACTATTTGATCTTGCATCTATTTTATCGATTTAA
- the pyk gene encoding pyruvate kinase — protein sequence MKKTKIVCTIGPASESVDTLVQLIEAGMNVARLNFSHGDFEEHGARIVNIREASKITGKQVAILLDTKGPEIRTNDMVGGKLEFQTGDVVRVAMTPVEGTKEKFSVTYGELFDDVEIGSSILLDDGLIGLEVIEKDAANRELVTKVLNPGVLKNKKGVNVPNVSINLPGITEKDAADIRFGLEQGIDFIAASFVRRATDVLEITKILEEHNATHVQIIPKIENQEGVDNIDEILQVSQGLMVARGDLGVEIPAEEVPIVQKELIRKCNKLGKPVITATQMLDSMQRNPRPTRAEASDVANAIFDGTDAIMLSGETAAGDYPVEAVKMMAKIAVRTEEVLVAQDKFALKLHENTDMTEAIGQAVGHTAKNLNVQTIVAATQSGHTARMISKYRPKSHIVAVTFNEHVYRGLALSWGVYPRLATPVSNTDEMFDLAVKESLASGVAKQGDLIIITAGVPVTESGTTNVMKIQLIGEKVVKGQGIGSKSVIGKAIVAKSNAEALQKAEEGGILIVKTTDKEILPAFEKSAAVVVEEGGLTSHAAVVGINLGIPVIVGAKDATSLVKDGEIITVDSRQGVVYNGKTATH from the coding sequence ATGAAAAAAACGAAAATTGTTTGTACAATTGGTCCTGCAAGTGAGTCAGTTGATACATTAGTTCAATTGATTGAAGCAGGAATGAACGTAGCACGTCTTAATTTCTCTCACGGAGATTTTGAAGAGCACGGTGCGCGTATTGTTAATATCCGTGAAGCATCTAAAATTACTGGTAAACAAGTAGCTATCTTACTTGATACAAAAGGTCCAGAAATCCGTACGAACGACATGGTTGGCGGAAAATTAGAATTCCAAACAGGTGATGTAGTACGTGTTGCCATGACTCCTGTTGAAGGAACAAAAGAAAAATTCTCAGTAACATACGGAGAGCTTTTTGACGATGTAGAAATTGGTTCTTCTATTTTACTTGATGACGGATTAATTGGTCTTGAAGTAATCGAAAAAGACGCTGCTAATCGCGAATTAGTAACAAAAGTACTTAACCCAGGCGTGCTTAAAAATAAAAAAGGTGTTAACGTACCGAATGTTTCTATTAACTTGCCAGGAATCACAGAAAAAGACGCTGCTGATATCCGCTTCGGTTTAGAACAAGGTATTGATTTTATCGCTGCATCTTTCGTACGTCGTGCAACAGATGTACTTGAAATCACTAAAATTTTGGAAGAGCATAATGCAACCCATGTGCAAATCATTCCTAAAATCGAAAACCAAGAAGGCGTTGACAACATCGACGAAATCTTGCAAGTATCTCAAGGCCTAATGGTTGCTCGTGGTGATCTTGGTGTTGAAATTCCAGCTGAAGAAGTTCCGATTGTACAAAAAGAACTTATCAGAAAATGTAACAAACTTGGAAAACCTGTTATCACTGCAACACAAATGCTTGATTCCATGCAACGTAATCCACGTCCAACTCGCGCTGAAGCAAGTGACGTAGCGAATGCGATTTTTGATGGAACAGATGCAATTATGTTATCAGGTGAAACAGCTGCCGGAGATTATCCAGTAGAAGCAGTTAAAATGATGGCGAAAATCGCTGTTCGTACAGAAGAAGTATTAGTTGCTCAAGATAAATTTGCACTTAAACTTCATGAAAATACAGACATGACAGAAGCAATTGGTCAAGCTGTTGGACATACTGCGAAAAACTTAAACGTACAAACCATCGTTGCAGCGACTCAAAGTGGTCACACTGCACGGATGATTTCTAAATACCGTCCAAAATCTCATATCGTTGCTGTAACATTCAACGAACATGTATATCGTGGTTTAGCACTTTCATGGGGTGTTTATCCTCGCTTAGCTACTCCAGTTAGCAATACAGATGAAATGTTCGACCTAGCTGTGAAAGAATCTCTTGCTTCTGGCGTTGCTAAACAAGGTGATTTAATCATCATTACAGCTGGTGTTCCCGTTACTGAAAGTGGAACTACAAACGTAATGAAAATCCAATTAATTGGTGAAAAAGTAGTTAAAGGCCAAGGAATTGGTAGCAAATCTGTTATTGGTAAAGCAATTGTTGCAAAATCCAATGCAGAAGCACTTCAAAAAGCAGAAGAAGGCGGAATCTTAATCGTTAAAACAACAGATAAAGAAATCCTTCCTGCGTTTGAAAAAAGTGCAGCAGTTGTTGTCGAAGAAGGTGGTTTAACTAGCCATGCAGCAGTTGTTGGAATCAACCTTGGAATTCCTGTAATCGTTGGAGCTAAAGATGCTACCTCTCTTGTAAAAGATGGGGAAATTATCACTGTTGATTCTCGTCAAGGTGTAGTATACAACGGTAAAACAGCAACTCACTAA
- the icd gene encoding NADP-dependent isocitrate dehydrogenase, producing the protein MSQKIQVENGVLKTPNNPIIPFIEGDGTGPDIWAAAKRVLDAAVKKAYNGEKEIAWKEVLAGEKAFKQTGEWLPQETLDTIDEYLIAIKGPLTTPIGGGIRSLNVALRQELDLYVCLRPVRYFKGVPSPVKRPEDTDMVIFRENTEDIYAGIEFKEGSDEVKKLIAYLKSEFGVDKIRFPETSGIGIKPISKEGTERLVRSAVEYAIKEGRKSLTLVHKGNIMKFTEGAFKNWGYDLCEREYSDKVFTWNEYDRIKETEGAKVADAKQKEAIAAGKILVKDSIADIFLQQILTRPAEFDVVATMNLNGDYISDALAAQVGGIGIAPGANINYLTGHAIFEATHGTAPKYAGLDKVNPSSVILSGTLLLEHIGWSEAAALINHSMEKTIAAKTVTYDFARLMDGATEVKCSEFADELIKNF; encoded by the coding sequence ATGAGTCAAAAAATTCAAGTAGAAAACGGTGTATTAAAAACACCAAACAATCCAATTATTCCTTTTATTGAAGGGGACGGTACTGGGCCAGACATTTGGGCAGCCGCTAAACGAGTTCTAGATGCTGCGGTAAAAAAAGCCTACAATGGAGAAAAAGAAATTGCTTGGAAAGAAGTATTAGCTGGTGAAAAAGCCTTTAAACAAACAGGCGAATGGTTGCCACAAGAGACGCTTGATACAATAGATGAGTATTTGATTGCGATTAAAGGACCACTTACAACGCCCATTGGTGGAGGGATTCGTTCACTGAACGTTGCACTTCGTCAAGAGCTAGATTTATATGTCTGCTTACGACCAGTTCGTTATTTCAAAGGAGTTCCGTCTCCTGTCAAACGTCCTGAAGATACGGATATGGTTATTTTCCGCGAGAATACTGAAGATATCTATGCTGGGATCGAGTTTAAAGAAGGTAGCGATGAAGTCAAAAAATTAATCGCTTATTTAAAATCTGAATTCGGTGTGGATAAAATTCGCTTTCCAGAAACTTCTGGTATTGGAATCAAACCAATTTCTAAAGAAGGAACAGAGCGTCTCGTTCGTTCGGCAGTGGAATATGCGATTAAAGAAGGTCGCAAATCATTAACATTAGTCCATAAAGGTAATATCATGAAGTTCACAGAAGGCGCATTTAAAAACTGGGGTTATGATTTATGCGAACGTGAATACAGCGATAAAGTATTCACTTGGAATGAATACGATCGTATTAAAGAAACAGAAGGAGCAAAAGTTGCTGATGCTAAACAAAAAGAAGCAATTGCTGCTGGTAAAATTTTAGTAAAAGATTCAATTGCAGATATTTTCTTACAACAAATTTTAACTAGACCTGCTGAATTCGATGTAGTTGCAACGATGAATTTAAATGGTGATTACATTTCGGATGCGCTTGCTGCTCAAGTTGGCGGAATTGGTATTGCTCCTGGTGCGAACATTAATTACTTAACAGGGCATGCTATTTTTGAAGCAACACATGGTACCGCACCAAAATATGCTGGACTTGATAAAGTGAATCCATCGTCTGTTATTTTATCTGGAACCTTGCTACTTGAACATATCGGTTGGAGCGAGGCGGCTGCGTTAATTAATCATTCTATGGAGAAAACCATTGCAGCTAAAACAGTAACTTATGATTTTGCGCGTTTAATGGACGGGGCAACAGAAGTGAAATGTTCGGAATTTGCGGACGAACTAATAAAAAACTTCTAA
- the citZ gene encoding citrate synthase, producing MPLSKGLENVYVAETSISSIIDDMLTYVGYGIDDLMENNASFEEVIYLLWHLRLPNKEEFKKFKLEIQENMAVSETIISSLRMQNHQKLHPMSVLRTTVSMLGVFDTEAELDDGEAVYRKGLRLQAKMPTIVAAFSRIRRGLDPIPPREDLNMAANFLYMITGEEADDLSVEAMNKALVLHADHEFNASTFTARVCVATLSDVYSGVTAAIGALKGPLHGGANERVFDMLEEIDEAGDVRKYIQEKIDTKQKIMGFGHRVYRGGDPRAGHLREMSRKLTAEKGEGKWFDISTQVEEAVWELKHLKPNVDFYSASVYHALGIDRDLFTLVFSVSRVSGWLAHIFEQYRDNRLIRPRAIYVGPENRSYLPVEERI from the coding sequence ATGCCACTATCTAAAGGGTTGGAAAATGTATATGTTGCTGAAACGTCTATTAGCTCAATTATTGATGATATGTTAACATATGTAGGCTATGGAATTGATGATTTAATGGAAAATAATGCTTCTTTTGAAGAAGTGATTTACTTGCTATGGCACTTGCGTTTACCGAACAAAGAGGAATTTAAAAAGTTTAAATTAGAAATTCAAGAAAATATGGCCGTATCAGAAACCATTATCTCGAGCTTAAGAATGCAAAATCATCAAAAATTACATCCCATGAGTGTTTTAAGAACGACGGTTTCGATGTTAGGCGTATTTGATACGGAAGCAGAATTAGATGATGGGGAAGCTGTTTATCGAAAAGGGCTTCGTCTCCAAGCAAAAATGCCGACGATTGTGGCCGCTTTTTCTAGAATTCGTCGTGGGCTGGATCCAATTCCACCGAGAGAAGATTTAAATATGGCAGCAAATTTTCTTTATATGATTACTGGAGAAGAAGCGGACGATTTATCTGTGGAAGCAATGAATAAAGCACTTGTACTCCATGCTGACCATGAATTTAATGCATCCACTTTTACAGCACGAGTTTGTGTGGCAACGCTCTCAGATGTTTATTCAGGAGTAACAGCAGCGATTGGCGCACTTAAAGGTCCGCTTCATGGTGGAGCTAATGAGCGTGTTTTCGATATGTTGGAAGAAATCGATGAAGCAGGCGATGTACGTAAATATATTCAAGAAAAAATTGATACGAAACAAAAAATTATGGGGTTTGGACATCGTGTATATCGTGGTGGAGATCCGCGTGCTGGACATTTGCGTGAGATGTCTCGAAAATTAACTGCAGAAAAAGGCGAGGGAAAATGGTTTGATATTTCGACGCAAGTAGAGGAAGCCGTTTGGGAATTAAAACACTTAAAACCAAATGTCGACTTTTATTCCGCTTCTGTTTACCATGCGCTTGGAATTGATCGTGATTTATTTACGCTTGTTTTCTCTGTGAGCCGCGTGTCTGGTTGGTTAGCACACATTTTTGAACAGTATCGTGATAATCGTCTTATTCGCCCGCGTGCGATTTATGTGGGTCCTGAAAATAGAAGTTATTTGCCAGTAGAAGAACGCATTTAA